From the genome of Gracilinanus agilis isolate LMUSP501 chromosome 2, AgileGrace, whole genome shotgun sequence, one region includes:
- the LOC123233304 gene encoding olfactory receptor 1361-like, with protein sequence MERENQTIVSEFFLLGLSSQPEQQKLLFWLFLCVYLVTVTGNLLIMLAIGLDVRLHSPMYFFLANLSFVDICFSSVTIPKMLLNHIMGSNAISYVECMMQMYFFITFVNMDGFLLVVMAYDRYMAICRPLHYTTVMRPGLCILLVAISWVITNLHALLHTLLMAQLSFCADNAIPHFFCDPYPVRKLSCSDTYISDLMVFTVGGAVFVTPFTCIAISYVFIFSNVMKIPSTQGIQKALSTCGSHLTVVSLFYGAIMGIYLRPSSSYSAVDTVATVIFTLVTPMLNPFIYSLRNQDMKVALRRLILTKAIL encoded by the coding sequence atggagagagaaaacCAAACCATTGTCTCTGAATTCTTTCTCCTGGGGCTCTCCAGCCAGCCAGAACAGCAAAAACTTCTCTTTTGGCTATTCCTGTGTGTATATCTGGTCACTGTGACTGGGAACCTGCTCATCATGTTGGCCATTGGTTTGGATGTCCGACTCCACTCACCCATGTACTTTTTTCTAGCCAATCTCTCATTTGTTGACATTTGCTTTTCATCAGTTACAATCCCCAAGATGTTGTTGAATCACATAATGGGAAGCAATGCCATCTCTTATGTGGAGTGCATGATGCAGatgtatttttttattacttttgtaaaTATGGATGGGTTTCTCCTGGTGGTTATGGCTTATGACCGCTACATGGCCATTTGCCGCCCACTCCACTACACCACGGTCATGCGCCCTGGACTTTGCATCCTTCTGGTGGCCATATCCTGGGTCATCACTAATCTTCATGCCCTTTTACACACTCTACTAATGGCTCAATTGTCCTTCTGTGCTGACAATGCCATTCCTCACTTCTTCTGTGATCCCTACCCAGTTCGAAAGCTCTCTTGTTCAGACACCTACATCAGTGACTTGATGGTGTTCACTGTGGGTGGGGCGGTGTTTGTTACCCCATTCACATGCATTGCCATCTCTTATGTTTTCATATTCTCCAATGTAATGAAGATCCCATCTACTCAGGGGATACAGAAAGCCCTGTCCACATGTGGCTCCCACCTCACTGTGGTTTCCCTCTTCTATGGGGCCATAATGGGCATCTATCTGCGCCCTTCATCCTCCTACTCAGCTGTGGACACAGTAGCCACAGTTATCTTTACTTTGGTGACCCCCATGCTTAATCCCTTTATCTATAGCTTGAGAAATCAGGACATGAAAGTAGCTCTACGGAGACTGATTCTGACAAAAGCAATTTTGTGA